In Acropora muricata isolate sample 2 chromosome 11, ASM3666990v1, whole genome shotgun sequence, one DNA window encodes the following:
- the LOC136889524 gene encoding uncharacterized protein — protein MNGFDARASLRDVHWDENSSQQDRFGPGYFFWQNQAAMQARNYGNFMPTAPIVTTEPVWAPSHATSYTNLEAGSSATTSPSRPSTPDSLTDSSAGTEERSKGGRAYEKWTDGEQFTLVQLWRDKHSRLESRHARQVWEEIAQELSKKTKRTITSTQCQRKMKHLKERYKAAKDHNRNQTGGDRKTAPFYDEIDSVLGCREIVTFSHVEESSSSTASSTGNSKGKQRKDVQDGDGDTAEEDAALDEALDTFGLNKKRPKKSQQRDDRKRATKKRKSLPKEADHKSDAVDESALFAQSIEKLQAQGDRLTGVLESMERNQSEQLKLMDRFMTTFAKAMQPEAKDN, from the coding sequence ATGAACGGTTTCGATGCTAGAGCTAGTCTTCGCGACGTTCATTGGGATGAAAATTCTTCCCAACAAGATCGTTTTGGGCCCGGATATTTCTTTTGGCAGAATCAGGCGGCCATGCAAGCAAGGAATTATGGCAATTTTATGCCGACTGCCCCGATTGTGACCACTGAGCCAGTTTGGGCGCCATCACACGCTACATCCTACACCAACCTCGAGGCGGGTTCGAGCGCTACAACTTCTCCTTCGCGGCCGTCAACGCCTGATTCCCTTACGGACTCCAGCGCTGGCACGGAAGAGCGATCCAAAGGAGGTAGAGCGTATGAAAAGTGGACAGACGGAGAACAATTTACCCTTGTTCAGTTGTGGCGTGACAAACACTCAAGGCTCGAATCCAGGCACGCAAGGCAGGTTTGGGAGGAGATAGCTCAAGAACTATCGAAGAAGACCAAAAGGACGATCACCAGCACCCAGTGTCAACGCAAAATGAAGCATTTGAAAGAACGATATAAGGCCGCTAAGGATCATAATCGCAATCAGACCGGTGGTGATAGGAAAACTGCACCATTCTATGATGAGATAGATTCTGTGCTGGGTTGCAGGGAAATCGTGACTTTTAGTCACGTTGAAGAATCAAGTTCTTCTACTGCTTCCTCCACAGGAAATAgtaaaggaaaacaaagaaaagatgtCCAAGATGGTGATGGGGATACTGCAGAGGAAGATGCCGCCTTGGATGAGGCCCTTGATACCTTCGGCTTAAACAAAAAGCGACCAAAAAAGAGCCAACAGAGAGATGATAGGAAGCGTGCCACCAAAAAGAGGAAATCTCTTCCCAAAGAGGCTGATCATAAGAGTGATGCTGTCGATGAATCTGCCTTGTTTGCTCAAAGTATTGAGAAACTTCAGGCGCAAGGAGATAGACTAACAGGGGTGTTGGAGT